GTCCCTGAGCGCAAAATCCGTTGCAGCCCGTCAACACGACGCCGATTTCGTCCTCGAGGTTGTGAGCTCTGAGCTGCGCCTTCAGAGCCGCTTTGACCTTGAAGGCCTTGTTCGATACGCAGCCGGTTCCAGCGCAGAGCATCAGGTGCGTCCGATACGCCTTCATTGGACAGACTCCCTTGTAGGCTCCTTCCTAGCCGACGCGCTCGCTGCCGAGCGCGAGAGCGTATTCCCCGACGACTTCACCCGACAGAACGTGCTTCCGGAAGATCTTCTCCGTCTTGGCTTCGTCCAGATCCACGTACTGGATCGGTGCCTCGTCCTTGAGTTCCACCGTCATCATCGGCTCGCGGCTGCAGAGGCCGGCACAGCCCGAGGTCGTGAGAATGATGTCCGGGCTATCCATCGTGTCGAGCAGATTCATCAGCTTGCTCATGATCTTCCTGGCACCGGCTGCGATCCCGCAGGTCCCCATGTGGACGGTGACCATGGCCCGCGCTTCTCCTTCCCGCAGGCTCATCGTCCTGGCCATCTGCTCCCTGATTCGCTCCAGATCCTCGGGCTTGATTCTTGCCACTGTTGATCCTTCCTCAAGCAGCGCG
This sequence is a window from bacterium. Protein-coding genes within it:
- a CDS encoding (2Fe-2S) ferredoxin domain-containing protein, whose amino-acid sequence is MARIKPEDLERIREQMARTMSLREGEARAMVTVHMGTCGIAAGARKIMSKLMNLLDTMDSPDIILTTSGCAGLCSREPMMTVELKDEAPIQYVDLDEAKTEKIFRKHVLSGEVVGEYALALGSERVG